From the Candidatus Methanomethylicota archaeon genome, the window CAGTGGGTTATATGCCACATCCAAGTAAGGAGATCATTGGATCATGGGGTGATGAACTTAAAGGCAAGAGAATTGTGTTATGCATTTGTGGAAGTGTAGCTGCCATTAGATGTCCAGATATAGCTAGAGGGTTAATGAGACATGGAGCTGAAGTATACACGGTGATGAGTAAAGCAGCCACAGAACTCATACATCCAAACATAATGGAGTGGGCTACTGGAAACCCAGTAATCACAACCCTAACTGGCAAGATTGAACATGTGGAGCTATGTGGAAAGACTGCAACTAAAGCTGACTTGGTTTTGATAGCTCCAGCCACAGCCAACACAATAAGCAAAATAGCTTGCGGAATAGATGATACACCAGTAACAACATTTGCATCCACAGCCCTAGGAACAGGGATACCAATAATGATAGTTCCAGCAATGCATGAAACCATGTACACAAACCCATTCGTAGCTGAAAACATAAGGAAGCTGAAGGAGAAGGGGGTTATATTCATTGGACCAAGAATTGAAGAGGGGAAAGCTAAGATAGCCTCCACAGAAGAAGTTATAAATGCTGTGATAAGATTCTTCACACCAAAAACGATGACTGGGAAGAATGTCCTCATAACAGCTGGACCAACAAGAGAATACCTAGATGACGTAAAATATCTAACAACACCAAGCAGTGGGAAGATGGGTTTAGCATTAGCTGAAGAATGCATAGCTTCAGGAGCCAATGTAACAATAATCCTGGGACCCACAAACATCGAACCACCCACAGATGCAAAAGTCATACGTGTAACCACGTGTGAAGAAATGCTAAACGCCACAATAGAGGAATTAAGGGGGAGGGAGTACCAATACATATTCCTATCAGCAGCACCATTAGACTATAAATTCGCCGAAAAATTTAGTGGGAAGATTCCAAGCGAAAGAGGTGAATTGAACGTG encodes:
- the coaBC gene encoding bifunctional phosphopantothenoylcysteine decarboxylase/phosphopantothenate--cysteine ligase CoaBC; this translates as MPHPSKEIIGSWGDELKGKRIVLCICGSVAAIRCPDIARGLMRHGAEVYTVMSKAATELIHPNIMEWATGNPVITTLTGKIEHVELCGKTATKADLVLIAPATANTISKIACGIDDTPVTTFASTALGTGIPIMIVPAMHETMYTNPFVAENIRKLKEKGVIFIGPRIEEGKAKIASTEEVINAVIRFFTPKTMTGKNVLITAGPTREYLDDVKYLTTPSSGKMGLALAEECIASGANVTIILGPTNIEPPTDAKVIRVTTCEEMLNATIEELRGREYQYIFLSAAPLDYKFAEKFSGKIPSERGELNVKLVATPKISSQVRRYAENSVIVGFKAEYGVPLEEMIERAYRRLLENNLDLIVANDVSRRDIGFESEYNEVYIIDAKKNVTHIPKMKKRMIAREIIKRALEIEKSKNIKA